In Kineococcus sp. NBC_00420, a single genomic region encodes these proteins:
- a CDS encoding sigma-70 family RNA polymerase sigma factor produces MTDADEELVRALHDEHAGALWGYVVSLTGDRVSAHDVVQETLLRAWRHPESLDPERGSTRAWLFTVARRLVIDDWRSARNRRESVHAEVPDRVVVDESEQVLQQWVVAQALTRLSAEHRAVLRECYFQGRSVAEASRALGIPEGTVKSRTHYALMNLRLALQEMGVSR; encoded by the coding sequence ATGACCGATGCCGACGAGGAACTCGTGCGGGCCCTGCACGACGAGCACGCCGGTGCCCTGTGGGGCTACGTCGTCTCCCTCACCGGCGACCGCGTCAGCGCCCACGACGTCGTCCAGGAGACCCTCCTGCGCGCCTGGCGACACCCCGAGTCCCTCGACCCCGAACGCGGCTCCACCCGCGCCTGGCTCTTCACCGTCGCCCGCCGCCTCGTCATCGACGACTGGCGCTCGGCCCGCAACCGCCGCGAGAGCGTCCACGCCGAGGTCCCCGACCGCGTCGTCGTCGACGAGTCCGAACAGGTCCTCCAGCAGTGGGTCGTCGCCCAGGCCCTCACCCGCCTCTCCGCCGAGCACCGCGCCGTCCTGCGCGAGTGCTACTTCCAGGGCCGCTCCGTCGCCGAGGCCTCCCGCGCCCTCGGCATCCCCGAGGGAACCGTGAAGTCACGCACCCACTACGCCCTGATGAACCTCAGACTGGCCCTGCAGGAGATGGGGGTGAGCCGCTGA
- a CDS encoding zf-HC2 domain-containing protein yields the protein MTGHPAYDDDDFTTTAGPYVIGALSPGERAGFEAHLRTCPDCRRAVEELAGLPGLLSRTPREVVDALGEDDPVAALRERGHGEEAVPDTVLPALLRAVRRHRTTRRAALAGGLAAAAALVSALVWRDGDEAGPSTPVAGAAPSATRGDVQQMDPLLPVPITATVQLTEVGWGTRVDLVCAYAQAAAEDPFPYALVIADAAGTTQQVGTWTAIPGRDARLSGATSWTRAQIARVEVQTLSGTAVLRLTET from the coding sequence ATGACCGGCCACCCCGCCTACGACGACGACGACTTCACCACCACCGCGGGTCCCTACGTCATCGGCGCCCTCTCCCCGGGCGAGCGCGCCGGGTTCGAGGCCCACCTGCGCACCTGCCCCGACTGCCGGCGCGCCGTCGAGGAACTCGCCGGACTCCCCGGACTGCTCTCCCGCACCCCCCGCGAGGTCGTCGACGCCCTCGGCGAGGACGACCCCGTCGCCGCCCTGCGCGAGCGCGGCCACGGCGAGGAAGCCGTCCCCGACACCGTCCTGCCCGCGCTGCTGCGCGCCGTGCGCCGGCACCGCACCACCCGCCGGGCGGCGCTCGCGGGCGGCCTCGCCGCGGCCGCGGCCCTCGTCTCCGCGCTCGTCTGGCGCGACGGCGACGAGGCCGGCCCGTCCACCCCCGTCGCGGGGGCGGCCCCCAGCGCCACCCGCGGCGACGTGCAGCAGATGGACCCGTTGCTGCCCGTGCCGATCACCGCCACCGTCCAGCTCACCGAGGTCGGCTGGGGCACCCGGGTCGACCTGGTGTGCGCCTACGCCCAGGCCGCGGCCGAGGACCCCTTCCCCTACGCGCTGGTCATCGCCGACGCCGCGGGCACCACCCAGCAGGTCGGGACCTGGACCGCGATCCCCGGCCGCGACGCCAGGCTGAGCGGTGCGACGTCGTGGACGCGGGCCCAGATCGCCAGGGTCGAGGTGCAGACGCTGAGCGGGACGGCCGTGCTGCGGCTCACGGAGACGTGA
- a CDS encoding lytic transglycosylase domain-containing protein produces the protein MNRRSLSALVLVLGLGAGGLAGANPALADPGTAAQARQEAAAAAQAVQRAGERVTAAQEALVRQRSDVASAVSSSIGAQVQADHEERAAATARSRTAQRVRSIYIDGGVVGGAGRGLALLTSLTHGADPTVALAGLSAARRVDDAVDAAARTRAASAREDAQQADGGAVAAVAGLRDVAAQVSAMTDALTGAQQRLEALTAEAASLQAAEDAAAALAAAQARAAALNAAATSSAEGVHARTVPADYDDLYRHAAATCAGMRPELLAAVGQVESGHGVNVGPSSAGAQGPMQFMPATFASYGVDGDDDGSIDVQDPADAVFSAAKYLCANGGGQGRDGEAGALFRYNHADWYVAMVQRIADELTGSASLTSP, from the coding sequence GTGAACCGTCGATCACTCTCCGCGCTGGTGCTGGTCCTCGGCCTCGGCGCCGGTGGGCTCGCCGGCGCCAACCCCGCCCTGGCCGACCCCGGCACGGCGGCGCAGGCGCGTCAGGAGGCCGCCGCGGCCGCCCAGGCCGTGCAGCGGGCCGGCGAGCGGGTCACCGCGGCCCAGGAGGCCCTCGTCCGGCAGCGGAGCGACGTCGCGAGCGCGGTGAGCTCGAGCATCGGGGCCCAGGTGCAGGCCGACCACGAGGAGCGCGCCGCCGCCACGGCCCGCTCCCGCACCGCCCAGCGGGTGCGCTCCATCTACATCGACGGCGGGGTCGTGGGCGGGGCCGGTCGCGGGCTCGCGCTGTTGACGTCGCTCACCCACGGGGCGGACCCGACGGTGGCGCTGGCCGGCCTGAGCGCGGCCCGCCGCGTCGACGACGCGGTCGACGCGGCGGCGCGGACACGGGCCGCCTCCGCCCGCGAGGACGCCCAGCAGGCCGACGGGGGTGCCGTCGCAGCGGTCGCCGGTCTGCGCGACGTCGCCGCGCAGGTGAGCGCGATGACCGACGCCCTCACCGGCGCGCAGCAGCGGCTGGAGGCCCTGACCGCGGAGGCCGCCTCCCTGCAGGCCGCCGAGGACGCGGCCGCCGCACTGGCCGCCGCCCAGGCCCGCGCGGCGGCGCTGAACGCCGCCGCCACCAGCTCGGCCGAGGGGGTGCACGCGCGCACCGTCCCGGCCGACTACGACGACCTCTACCGCCACGCGGCGGCGACCTGCGCGGGGATGCGCCCGGAACTGCTGGCGGCGGTGGGTCAGGTGGAGAGCGGTCACGGGGTGAACGTCGGCCCGAGTTCCGCCGGTGCGCAGGGCCCCATGCAGTTCATGCCCGCCACCTTCGCCAGCTACGGCGTGGACGGTGACGACGACGGGAGCATCGACGTCCAGGACCCCGCCGACGCGGTGTTCAGCGCCGCGAAGTACCTGTGCGCCAACGGCGGTGGGCAGGGACGCGACGGTGAGGCCGGCGCGTTGTTCCGCTACAACCACGCCGACTGGTACGTCGCCATGGTCCAGCGGATCGCCGACGAGCTCACCGGGAGCGCCTCCCTCACGTCTCCGTGA
- a CDS encoding EAL domain-containing protein, which translates to MTHRARWSRRLDAVCADPSLFRLVLHPVVDVAAGRIAGYEVLSRFPSTIPTEDWFVAARTLGRDADLDKVVLRGALRLLDRLPHGAFLTVNASPTSLSDPEVMSILRAQDLTGVVLELTEHAACDPRDLVEPLAVLRARGAIVALDDVGTGHSGLLRMAVVRPEILKIDLQLVRGLEGDLVKRSLVQFLGECAGRLDAWIIAEGVETVAELDVLRGMGVPLVQGFLLARPGDDFAGLGTEAMRMLHRPERPALDPVRRSGDLARRTKTSRSVSAAVRVAVEDCAPVVVVDVEDVPRVIVLPGHRPGERPRVEPVDIRLAPETPVSEAAGRALARAAGVRFDPLVCTDSTGRYVGVVGVEDVVLDLAADPTAGYRRQPWRMGA; encoded by the coding sequence GTGACGCACCGCGCGCGGTGGAGCCGACGACTCGATGCCGTCTGCGCGGACCCGAGCCTGTTCCGACTGGTCCTGCACCCCGTCGTCGACGTCGCCGCGGGCCGCATCGCCGGTTACGAGGTGCTCAGCCGGTTCCCCTCCACCATCCCCACCGAGGACTGGTTCGTCGCGGCGCGCACCCTCGGCCGCGACGCCGACCTCGACAAGGTCGTCCTGCGCGGCGCGCTGCGCCTGCTGGACCGCCTCCCGCACGGGGCCTTCCTCACCGTCAACGCCAGCCCGACCTCCCTCTCCGACCCCGAGGTGATGTCGATCCTGCGCGCGCAGGACCTCACCGGCGTCGTGCTGGAACTCACCGAGCACGCGGCCTGCGACCCCCGCGACCTCGTCGAGCCGCTCGCGGTGCTGCGGGCCCGGGGGGCCATCGTCGCCCTGGACGACGTCGGGACCGGGCACTCGGGACTGCTGCGGATGGCGGTGGTGCGCCCGGAGATCCTCAAGATCGACCTGCAACTGGTTCGGGGCCTCGAGGGGGACCTCGTGAAGCGGTCGCTGGTGCAGTTCCTCGGCGAGTGCGCCGGCCGCCTCGACGCCTGGATCATCGCCGAGGGCGTGGAGACCGTCGCCGAGCTCGACGTGCTGCGGGGGATGGGTGTCCCCCTGGTCCAGGGGTTCCTGCTGGCCCGCCCGGGCGACGACTTCGCCGGGCTGGGGACGGAGGCGATGCGGATGCTGCACCGCCCCGAGCGCCCCGCTCTCGACCCCGTCCGCCGCAGCGGTGACCTGGCCCGGCGCACCAAGACCTCCCGCAGCGTCTCCGCGGCGGTGCGGGTCGCCGTCGAGGACTGCGCCCCCGTCGTCGTCGTCGACGTCGAGGACGTGCCCCGGGTCATCGTCCTGCCCGGTCACCGCCCGGGGGAGCGGCCCCGCGTCGAACCCGTGGACATCCGCCTCGCGCCGGAGACGCCGGTGTCCGAGGCCGCGGGACGGGCCCTGGCCCGGGCCGCCGGGGTCCGCTTCGACCCGTTGGTCTGCACGGACTCCACCGGCCGCTACGTCGGGGTCGTCGGCGTCGAGGACGTGGTCCTCGACCTCGCCGCCGACCCGACGGCCGGCTACCGGCGCCAGCCGTGGAGGATGGGTGCGTGA
- a CDS encoding DUF1059 domain-containing protein: MKAFRCGDVVPGCNREFLGVDRADILAQVAAHAREDHHVDVDDALVRAVEANLRDEV, translated from the coding sequence GTGAAGGCCTTCCGCTGCGGTGACGTCGTGCCGGGGTGCAACCGCGAGTTCCTCGGGGTCGACCGCGCCGACATCCTGGCCCAGGTCGCCGCCCACGCCCGCGAGGACCACCACGTCGACGTGGACGACGCCCTGGTGCGCGCCGTCGAGGCGAACCTGCGCGACGAGGTCTGA
- a CDS encoding PPOX class F420-dependent oxidoreductase, translating to MSPRTIATSRRVELPELLDFVRTRHHVVLTTTRSDGSPQMSPVTAGIDEQGRLVVSTYPDRAKAGNARRDPRGSALVLSDDFGDAWVQLDGEFEVLDGEDAIEPLVDYFRCISGEHPDWEEYRQAMRDQGKSLLRMTIRRWGPIATGGFPARLAE from the coding sequence ATGAGTCCGCGAACCATCGCCACGTCCCGTCGTGTCGAACTGCCCGAACTGCTGGACTTCGTCCGCACCCGCCACCACGTGGTCCTCACCACCACCCGATCCGACGGTTCACCGCAGATGTCGCCGGTGACCGCGGGGATCGACGAGCAGGGACGCCTGGTCGTCTCCACCTACCCCGACCGCGCGAAGGCCGGCAACGCCCGCCGCGACCCGCGGGGTTCGGCGCTGGTCCTCTCCGACGACTTCGGCGACGCCTGGGTCCAGCTGGACGGCGAGTTCGAGGTCCTCGACGGTGAGGACGCGATCGAGCCGCTGGTGGACTACTTCCGCTGCATCTCCGGCGAGCACCCCGACTGGGAGGAGTACCGCCAGGCCATGCGCGATCAGGGGAAGTCGCTGCTGCGGATGACGATCCGGCGGTGGGGCCCGATCGCGACGGGTGGTTTCCCGGCGCGCCTGGCGGAGTGA
- a CDS encoding amino acid permease, with amino-acid sequence MISIAGVIGAGLFVGSKSAIAEAGPGVLLSYALAGTLVVLVMRMLGEMATANPDTGSFSTYADRAMGRWAGFSVGWLYWWFWVLVIPVEATAAANILSDWIGAPQWVWALLVTLALTASNLASVGNYGEFEFWFAGVKVVAIVGFIVVGLLAIFGVLPGTDVSGTPGFSLTGDAGGFLPKGFSAVLAGMLLTMFSFMGTEIVTIAAAESPDPQKGVRRAVNSVIGRIGLFYLGSIFIVVALVPWNSSQLEEGGSFQTTLETIGIPGAGAIMDVVILTAVASCLNSALYTASRMVFSLSRRGDAPGWLSHVSRRGVPYPAILISTVVGFVAVIGNYVLPDKIFNYLLATSGALALVIYAFIALSQVVVRRRLDAAGERPVVRMWLFPWLTYATIAFIAVVLILMVVLPGQRVQLGLSLVLTAGVVAVGMRHQRKAAPVRE; translated from the coding sequence ATGATCTCCATCGCCGGAGTCATCGGGGCGGGCCTCTTCGTCGGGTCCAAGTCGGCCATCGCCGAAGCGGGCCCGGGGGTGCTCCTCTCCTACGCCCTCGCCGGGACGCTCGTCGTGCTGGTGATGCGCATGCTCGGGGAGATGGCCACCGCCAACCCCGACACCGGGTCCTTCTCCACCTACGCCGACCGGGCGATGGGACGCTGGGCCGGGTTCAGCGTCGGCTGGCTGTACTGGTGGTTCTGGGTGCTCGTCATCCCCGTCGAGGCGACCGCGGCCGCGAACATCCTCAGCGACTGGATCGGTGCCCCGCAATGGGTCTGGGCGTTGCTGGTGACGCTGGCCCTCACCGCCTCCAACCTGGCCAGCGTCGGCAACTACGGCGAGTTCGAGTTCTGGTTCGCCGGGGTGAAGGTCGTCGCGATCGTCGGGTTCATCGTCGTCGGCCTGCTGGCCATCTTCGGGGTGCTGCCCGGCACCGACGTCAGCGGGACACCCGGGTTCTCCCTCACCGGGGACGCGGGCGGTTTCCTGCCCAAGGGCTTCTCCGCCGTCCTCGCCGGAATGCTCTTGACGATGTTCAGCTTCATGGGCACCGAGATCGTCACCATCGCCGCCGCGGAATCCCCCGACCCGCAGAAGGGGGTCCGTCGCGCAGTGAACTCCGTGATCGGGCGGATCGGACTGTTCTACCTGGGCTCCATCTTCATCGTCGTCGCCCTGGTCCCGTGGAACTCCAGCCAGCTCGAGGAGGGCGGCTCCTTCCAGACCACCCTGGAGACCATCGGCATCCCCGGCGCCGGCGCCATCATGGACGTCGTCATCCTCACCGCCGTCGCCAGCTGCCTCAACTCCGCCCTCTACACCGCCTCCCGGATGGTCTTCTCCCTCTCCCGGCGCGGGGACGCACCCGGGTGGTTGTCCCACGTCTCCCGCCGCGGCGTGCCCTACCCGGCGATCCTCATCTCCACCGTCGTGGGTTTCGTCGCCGTCATCGGCAACTACGTCCTGCCGGACAAGATCTTCAACTACCTCCTCGCCACCAGCGGTGCCCTCGCCCTGGTCATCTACGCCTTCATCGCGCTGAGCCAGGTCGTCGTGCGCCGTCGCCTCGACGCCGCGGGGGAGCGCCCCGTGGTGCGGATGTGGCTCTTCCCCTGGCTGACCTACGCCACCATCGCCTTCATCGCCGTCGTGCTGATCCTCATGGTCGTGCTCCCCGGGCAGCGGGTGCAGCTCGGCCTCTCGCTGGTGCTGACCGCGGGGGTCGTCGCCGTCGGGATGCGCCACCAGCGCAAGGCCGCCCCGGTCCGGGAGTGA
- a CDS encoding MarR family winged helix-turn-helix transcriptional regulator has product MDEGDVGIDLDTSLGYLLKEAASALRVALEAVLRPLGMTVTHYSCLELLAQRPDLSNSDLARGTFVTRQSMNVLLHALERDGSVSRATQAPVGKALPTRLTPLGRQRLATASAAVRAVEVRMLGGMTGAEQAAASRALRSMVRSLTEPEESS; this is encoded by the coding sequence ATGGATGAGGGTGACGTCGGCATCGACCTGGACACGTCCCTGGGCTACCTGCTGAAGGAGGCCGCCAGCGCCCTGCGCGTGGCCCTGGAGGCGGTGCTGCGCCCGCTCGGCATGACGGTGACGCACTACTCCTGCCTGGAGCTGCTGGCCCAGCGCCCGGACCTGTCCAACTCCGACCTCGCCCGCGGCACGTTCGTGACCCGGCAGTCGATGAACGTCCTGCTCCACGCGCTGGAACGCGACGGTTCGGTGAGCCGGGCGACGCAGGCCCCGGTCGGCAAGGCCCTCCCCACGCGGCTCACCCCCCTGGGCCGGCAGCGGTTGGCGACGGCGAGCGCCGCCGTGCGCGCCGTGGAGGTCAGGATGCTGGGTGGGATGACGGGGGCGGAACAGGCGGCGGCGTCGCGCGCCCTGCGGAGCATGGTCCGGTCCCTGACGGAACCCGAAGAGAGCTCCTGA
- a CDS encoding VOC family protein, translating into MTTPAHPGRTFFVTLPVADVARSQDFFSRLGFTFDPDFADGHGACLLVGDHARVMLADHARFAELSTLPAGDPTTHALALYCFTVATREDVDTVADAALAAGGVEADGLEDFGFMLTRSFFDLDGHGWQVMWTKPTAG; encoded by the coding sequence ATGACCACCCCCGCGCACCCCGGCCGCACCTTCTTCGTCACCCTGCCCGTCGCCGACGTCGCCCGCAGCCAGGACTTCTTCTCCCGACTGGGCTTCACGTTCGACCCCGACTTCGCCGACGGACACGGCGCCTGCCTGCTCGTCGGCGACCACGCCCGCGTCATGCTCGCCGACCACGCCCGGTTCGCGGAGCTCTCCACCCTCCCCGCGGGTGACCCCACCACCCACGCCCTGGCGCTGTACTGCTTCACCGTCGCCACCCGCGAGGACGTCGACACCGTCGCCGACGCCGCCCTCGCCGCCGGCGGCGTCGAGGCCGACGGGCTCGAGGACTTCGGCTTCATGCTCACCCGCAGCTTCTTCGACCTCGACGGCCACGGCTGGCAGGTGATGTGGACGAAGCCCACGGCCGGGTGA
- a CDS encoding response regulator transcription factor, with protein sequence MRVLLVEDETLLADTVRRGLSAEGITVDVAHDGTSGYHRAATAGYDVLVLDLMLPGRNGYEICRDLRTAGVWTPVLILTAKDGEYDQVDAFDLGADDYLTKPFSFPVLLAHLRALHRRGAPERPAVLTAGDLSLDPATRRVVRGTTPLTLTPREFALLEFLLRHRDQVVAKPDILRAVWDPDVTTDPNVVEVYVRYLRLKIDLPFQRHALQTVRGAGYRLAADGG encoded by the coding sequence GTGCGGGTGCTCCTGGTCGAGGACGAGACCCTCCTCGCCGACACCGTCCGCCGCGGCCTCAGCGCCGAGGGCATCACCGTCGACGTCGCCCACGACGGCACCAGCGGCTACCACCGCGCCGCCACCGCCGGCTACGACGTCCTCGTCCTCGACCTCATGCTCCCCGGCCGCAACGGCTACGAGATCTGCCGCGACCTGCGCACCGCCGGCGTCTGGACCCCCGTCCTGATCCTCACCGCCAAGGACGGCGAGTACGACCAGGTCGACGCCTTCGACCTCGGCGCCGACGACTACCTCACCAAACCCTTCTCCTTCCCCGTCCTGCTCGCCCACCTGCGCGCCCTGCACCGCCGAGGCGCCCCCGAACGCCCCGCCGTCCTCACCGCCGGCGATCTCTCCCTCGACCCCGCCACCCGCCGCGTCGTCCGCGGCACGACCCCCCTCACCCTCACCCCCCGCGAGTTCGCCCTCCTGGAGTTCCTGCTCCGCCACCGCGACCAGGTCGTCGCCAAACCCGACATCCTCCGCGCCGTCTGGGACCCCGACGTCACCACCGACCCCAACGTCGTCGAGGTCTACGTCCGCTACCTCCGCCTCAAGATCGACCTCCCCTTCCAGCGCCACGCCCTGCAGACCGTCCGCGGCGCCGGCTACCGCCTCGCCGCCGACGGCGGCTGA
- a CDS encoding sensor histidine kinase yields the protein MWRSAGVRVRSTVAATALLAVLVLAGAVTGLVLLRSTLYSGEQETGSVQARLVRLSVTAAALSGSDAAARQALDTAVGAQADRGSHIQVLDADGDVVARSARLAGLPALTALRPASARLEHEVVRLPALGEDHRWVVTVLGADVEDRDFHVVVAESTADADRVLRWAGVLLGVGSPLLLAAIGVATWTFVGRSLRPVEAIRARVEGISARGLDGRVPVPAGEDEVSRLAVTMNEMLARLEAAQAGQRRFVADASHELRSPVATLRAAAEVWAGSGGSLAEFTTLVASESGRLETLVADLLALARADEGRLLLVPQEVDLDEVVEVETTRLRSVSGRTVQATIVPVRVLGDPLALARTLRNLTDNAVRHATSRVELEVAQEGDVAVLRVGDDGPGIPTGDRARVFERFVRLDGSRGRGSGGTGLGLAIVAETAAAHGGSVSVRERRGGGCVVEVRLPAGGPQPPSAARR from the coding sequence GTGTGGCGAAGCGCAGGGGTCCGCGTCCGCTCGACGGTGGCGGCGACGGCGCTGCTCGCGGTCCTCGTGCTCGCCGGGGCCGTCACGGGTCTGGTGCTGCTGCGCTCGACGCTGTACTCCGGCGAGCAGGAGACCGGGTCCGTCCAGGCGCGGCTGGTGCGGCTCTCGGTCACGGCCGCCGCGCTGAGCGGATCGGACGCCGCCGCCCGACAGGCCCTGGACACCGCCGTCGGCGCGCAGGCCGACCGCGGGTCGCACATCCAGGTCCTCGACGCCGACGGCGACGTCGTGGCCCGCAGCGCCCGTCTCGCGGGCCTGCCCGCGCTGACGGCGTTGCGCCCGGCCTCAGCACGCCTCGAGCACGAGGTCGTACGCCTCCCCGCCCTGGGCGAGGACCACCGCTGGGTCGTGACCGTGCTCGGCGCGGACGTGGAGGACCGGGACTTCCACGTCGTCGTCGCCGAGTCGACCGCCGACGCCGACCGGGTGCTCCGGTGGGCGGGGGTCCTGCTGGGTGTCGGGTCCCCGCTGCTGCTGGCCGCGATCGGCGTCGCGACCTGGACCTTCGTGGGCCGTTCGCTGCGTCCGGTGGAGGCGATCCGGGCGAGGGTCGAGGGCATCAGCGCCCGGGGCCTGGACGGGCGGGTCCCGGTCCCCGCGGGCGAGGACGAGGTGAGCCGGCTCGCGGTGACGATGAACGAGATGCTGGCCCGGCTGGAGGCGGCCCAGGCCGGCCAGCGGCGCTTCGTCGCCGACGCCAGCCACGAACTGCGCAGCCCCGTCGCCACCCTGCGCGCCGCCGCGGAGGTGTGGGCGGGGTCCGGGGGCAGCCTGGCGGAGTTCACGACCCTGGTGGCCTCGGAGAGCGGACGGCTGGAGACGCTGGTCGCCGACCTCCTCGCCCTGGCCCGCGCCGACGAGGGCCGCCTCCTGCTCGTCCCGCAGGAGGTCGACCTCGACGAGGTGGTCGAGGTCGAGACGACCCGCCTGCGCAGCGTCAGCGGCCGCACGGTTCAGGCCACCATCGTGCCCGTGCGGGTCCTCGGCGATCCGCTCGCCCTGGCCCGCACCCTGCGCAACCTCACCGACAACGCCGTGCGCCACGCCACCTCCCGCGTGGAGCTGGAGGTGGCGCAGGAGGGCGACGTCGCCGTCCTGCGGGTGGGCGACGACGGACCCGGCATCCCCACGGGGGACCGGGCCCGCGTCTTCGAACGGTTCGTGCGCCTCGACGGGAGCCGCGGACGAGGTTCGGGCGGAACGGGTCTGGGCCTGGCGATCGTCGCGGAGACCGCCGCCGCCCACGGCGGTTCCGTGAGCGTCCGCGAGCGCCGGGGTGGGGGGTGCGTGGTGGAGGTGCGCCTGCCCGCGGGTGGTCCTCAGCCGCCGTCGGCGGCGAGGCGGTAG
- a CDS encoding AAA family ATPase, protein MSQRHTDTCNALGVALLADVPVILWGPPGQGKSSVIQELASGMGAHLETVIASIREPSDFAGLPVVDPATRTASLAAPSWAVRLRDAVLEEGRTGIQFYDEVSTAPPATQAALLRPILEGVVGDLRLPDGVRTIAAANPPDVAADGWDLAPPVANRFVHLTWELDADTVREGFTTGWPSVAVPALEENAVEALLVQTLAVVGVFLGSKPELVTQMPRTSEEAGRAFPTPRSWEMAARLHAYATAAGMNSTVVTMLMAGTVGITAGGMFLNYLRELDLPDPETLLADPDVYVVDRRRTDQTYAVAASVWSATAARNTAQRWVNCGVVLAVIAESGSADIAFSYGRAWAAARPTGALPNERIIKGLAPILTELNLLTTKG, encoded by the coding sequence ATGAGCCAGCGCCACACCGACACCTGCAACGCCCTCGGTGTTGCCCTGCTCGCCGACGTGCCCGTCATCCTCTGGGGCCCACCCGGTCAGGGGAAGTCCTCGGTGATCCAGGAGCTGGCGAGCGGGATGGGCGCCCACCTGGAGACCGTCATCGCCTCCATCCGCGAGCCCAGCGACTTCGCGGGTCTGCCCGTCGTCGACCCGGCCACCCGCACGGCCTCGCTCGCGGCGCCGTCGTGGGCGGTGCGCCTGCGCGACGCCGTGCTCGAGGAGGGCCGCACGGGCATCCAGTTCTACGACGAGGTCTCCACCGCCCCGCCCGCCACCCAGGCGGCGCTGCTGCGCCCGATCCTCGAGGGCGTCGTGGGGGACCTGCGCCTGCCCGACGGGGTCCGCACGATCGCCGCGGCGAACCCACCGGACGTCGCCGCCGACGGCTGGGACCTCGCCCCGCCCGTCGCGAACCGGTTCGTGCACCTCACGTGGGAACTCGACGCCGACACCGTCCGCGAGGGGTTCACCACGGGCTGGCCGAGCGTCGCCGTGCCGGCGCTCGAGGAGAACGCGGTGGAGGCCCTGCTCGTGCAGACCCTCGCCGTCGTCGGGGTGTTCCTGGGGTCGAAACCCGAGCTGGTCACCCAGATGCCCCGCACCTCCGAGGAGGCCGGCCGCGCCTTCCCGACACCGCGGTCGTGGGAGATGGCGGCCCGACTGCACGCCTACGCCACCGCGGCGGGGATGAACAGCACCGTGGTCACGATGCTGATGGCCGGGACCGTGGGCATCACCGCCGGCGGGATGTTCCTGAACTACCTGCGTGAACTCGACCTGCCCGACCCCGAGACCCTGCTCGCCGACCCCGACGTCTACGTCGTGGACCGCCGCCGCACCGACCAGACCTACGCGGTCGCGGCGTCGGTGTGGTCGGCGACCGCCGCGCGCAACACCGCGCAACGCTGGGTCAACTGCGGGGTCGTCCTCGCGGTGATCGCCGAGAGCGGCAGCGCCGACATCGCCTTCTCCTACGGCCGGGCCTGGGCGGCCGCGCGTCCCACCGGTGCGCTGCCGAACGAGCGCATCATCAAGGGCCTGGCGCCCATCCTGACCGAGCTGAACCTGCTCACCACCAAGGGCTGA